From the genome of Malus sylvestris chromosome 6, drMalSylv7.2, whole genome shotgun sequence, one region includes:
- the LOC126627386 gene encoding BTB/POZ domain-containing protein At3g05675-like, giving the protein MDEALQTKPCSFGDRKTSDVVICLKNREGIPKRFYSHSSVLINRSQYFANRLSHPSCSDCINIHCSEVNHDHHVNLLKLLYLPADSISDSLDSVKSALGILQVAVAFQCEEIARCCIQYLEAVPWEDKEEELILKAVSNLGPIAMPILARIQPVDLAATKNVFVSAVRVATSISEPCPPFGNELKTCAQEQVEFMLGEDDDAPLVTADDEVKSVLRMGLLQIYSTFEKELSALLLEPDLVSDRAEEKILHSLSDLEWMFNILGKMDLTKDFVSNWAESSSNVLGVIEDKKLDSFMWGLKIKLIEVTAKVLEAVGYGNVILPTPIRVSLLKTWLPYIRKMKPLLDSKGSEETGFPYKMSEDLCQSIEGAMVTLVLALPSNDQADILADWMGAEQVQYPDLSEAFEVWCFRTKSAKRRLVEGLDGAGNATVSL; this is encoded by the coding sequence ATGGACGAAGCTTTACAGACCAAGCCCTGCAGTTTTGGTGATCGGAAAACTAGTGACGTTGTTATATGCTTGAAGAATAGAGAAGGGATACCGAAACGGTTCTATTCCCACTCCTCTGTTCTGATAAATAGGAGCCAGTACTTTGCCAACCGGCTTTCTCATCCGAGCTGTAGTGATTGCATCAATATACATTGCTCAGAGGTTAACCACGATCACCATGTCAACCTGTTGAAGCTGCTTTATCTTCCAGCAGACTCAATTTCGGACTCGTTGGATTCTGTTAAATCTGCACTTGGTATTCTTCAGGTAGCAGTTGCCTTCCAGTGCGAAGAGATTGCACGCTGCTGCATCCAGTACTTAGAGGCTGTTCCTTGGGAGGACAAAGAAGAGGAACTTATCCTAAAAGCAGTTTCAAATTTGGGTCCAATAGCTATGCCGATATTAGCCAGGATCCAACCTGTTGATTTAGCTGCCACCAAAAACGTTTTTGTCTCAGCGGTTCGCGTTGCCACATCCATTTCCGAACCATGCCCTCCATTTGGTAACGAGCTTAAGACTTGTGCCCAAGAACAAGTTGAATTCATGTTAGGAGAAGATGACGATGCACCGTTGGTCACAGCTGATGATGAAGTAAAATCAGTGCTGAGAATGGGTCTATTGCAGATTTATTCGACGTTTGAAAAGGAGTTGTCTGCCCTACTTTTGGAGCCTGACCTTGTATCTGATAGGGCAGAGGAGAAAATATTGCATAGTTTGTCTGATCTTGAGTGGATGTTTAACATACTTGGGAAGATGGATTTGACGAAGGATTTCGTATCCAACTGGGCTGAAAGCTCAAGTAACGTTTTAGGAGTAATCGAGGATAAGAAACTAGATTCTTTTATGTGGGGTTTGAAAATCAAGCTCATAGAAGTGACTgctaaagtcttggaagcagTTGGCTATGGCAATGTGATTCTTCCAACTCCAATCCGCGTCTCGTTACTAAAGACATGGCTGCCTTATATAAGGAAGATGAAACCGCTCTTGGACTCAAAGGGCAGCGAGGAGACGGGCTTTCCATACAAGATGAGTGAAGACTTGTGCCAGAGCATTGAAGGGGCCATGGTGACCTTGGTGCTGGCATTGCCGTCAAATGATCAAGCGGACATTCTGGCAGACTGGATGGGAGCCGAGCAGGTCCAGTACCCGGACTTGAGCGAGGCCTTCGAGGTCTGGTGTTTTAGAACGAAGTCTGCAAAGAGAAGATTAGTGGAGGGATTGGATGGGGCTGGCAATGCAACTGTTAGCCTTTGA
- the LOC126627432 gene encoding dof zinc finger protein DOF4.6-like: MDTAQWPQGIVVKPIEEIVTNSCPKPAAANNLERKARPQKEQALNCPRCNSTNTKFCYYNNYSLTQPRYFCKTCRRYWTEGGSLRSIPVGGGSRKNKRSSSSNNSPSTTSNNSSSSSASKRLPDLIHQNPKINQAQDLNLTFPSTNQDFRNIISGHLLNHHHQQFPNNNINDQSTDKQQNHISTSSPTSTTTTTTTSHLSALELLTGLTSRGLNSFMPMPVLSDPNNNNSVYNSPSGLINPMQDFKPTLNFSLDGLGSGYGSLQGYHVQESSGRLLFPFEDLKQAPSGGGINEQNKQHGDSTGYWTGMLGGGSW; the protein is encoded by the exons ATGGATACTGCACAGTGGCCACAG GGAATTGTGGTGAAACCAATAGAGGAGATAGTGACAAACTCATGCCCTAAGCCTGCAGCAGCTAATAATTTGGAGAGGAAAGCAAGGCCTCAGAAGGAACAAGCCCTAAACTGTCCAAGGTGCAACTCCACCAACACGAAATTCTGCTACTACAACAACTACAGCCTCACACAACCAAGGTACTTCTGCAAGACTTGCAGAAGGTACTGGACTGAAGGTGGGTCCCTCAGAAGCATCCCAGTTGGAGGTGGTTCAAGGAAGAACAAGAGATCTTCATCCTCAAACAATTCTCCATCGACAACTTCTaacaattcttcttcttcctcagcaTCCAAAAGGCTTCCTGATCTGATtcaccaaaaccctaaaatcaaCCAAGCCCAAGATCTGAACCTCACTTTCCCATCCACTAATCAAGATTTCAGGAATATTATCTCTGGTCACTTGCTTAATCACCATCATCAACAATTTCCAAACAACAACATCAATGATCAAAGCACCGACAAGCAGCAAAACCACATCTCTACTTCTTCCCCAACTTCTACTACTACAACTACAACAACATCCCACCTTTCTGCCTTAGAGCTTCTCACTGGATTGACTTCTAGGGGTTTGAACTCCTTCATGCCTATGCCAGTCCTATCAGACCCGAACAACAACAACTCTGTATATAATAGTCCCTCTGGACTAATTAATCCGATGCAGGATTTCAAGCCAACTCTTAATTTTTCACTGGATGGGCTTGGAAGTGGATATGGGAGTCTTCAAGGTTATCATGTTCAAGAGAGCAGTGGGAGGCTTTTGTTTccatttgaagatttgaaacaAGCTCCTTCGGGAGGAGGGATTAATGAGCAGAACAAGCAGCATGGAGATTCAACTGGGTATTGGACAGGAATGCTAGGAGGAGGATCATGGTAA
- the LOC126627066 gene encoding uncharacterized protein LOC126627066, with amino-acid sequence MGESSVVRERLRSLCVGNGWSYGVFWRFDHINSMLLTMGDAYYEDHVGAVIENMLSQVHILGEGVIGQTAFTGKHQWMHSDVHGGGWNPCTSLESRDMFQDCSEFGCQFSSGIKTIATISVEPQGVIQLGSTEKIMERLEVVDETKRLFQEVENLDGLIPLENAPSSMNNETNDLNELFASLISPENSNNGDVALNPGDKCNAHRGNIISAVGFQSTSSDDIGATDTTPWFSTWCTESSILTSFEPQLASEIIHESCRETVRNIQMDSAFTSLADFEKPIQGSCGYQMNNQQSLHGFPVEFNPADLSTDLSKLYQLDDLSQWFATSPEQNFNAMATALNGDFSQVKESTSVLSSLVKGDNFVDVPIQHPANSIQSSITNPFSADGHEKSVIIQSVENGSFDGLGADFACGQVGKCWEDTIMPDVNGGYLATGTALTKCFSESEITGSMPGPRTGLFSKLGLEEILNGKSTTSSSLKCTLEDQSSTTRKRKSECLSVNSNQVQLPRLAGLDRSTPLANSFYNLDNTDRLAPKKDFIPKSQVGLWIDDSYSVNAKNGVQDKQQKAEEHTKNTRKRARPGESTRPRPKDRQQIQDRIKELRGIIPTGGKCSIDSLLDRTIKYMVFLQNVMKYADKLKQTHEPKLIGKENGVVLKDNGTKCGGNTWALAVEGQTVVCPIIVEDLDQPGQMLIEMLCEEQGFFLEIADIIRGFGLNILKGVIESREDKIWARFIVEATRHVTRLDVFWSLVRLLQQTTTGVVDPTNRLSNVVDSGVPPLLDSCQQQSLPPPVSLM; translated from the exons ATGGGTGAAAGTTCAGTGGTGAGAGAGAGGCTGAGGAGTCTCTGTGTTGGCAATGGGTGGTCTTATGGGGTTTTCTGGCGCTTTGATCACATAAATTCCAT GTTGTTGACAATGGGAGATGCCTACTATGAAGACCATGTGGGAGCAGTGATTGAAAATATGCTTTCCCAGGTCCACATACTTGGTGAAGG TGTTATTGGGCAAACCGCTTTCACCGGAAAGCATCAATGGATGCATTCAGATGTTCATGGTGGAGGATGGAATCCATGTACTTCTCTTGAAAGTCGAGATATGTTTCAG GATTGTTCTGAGTTCGGTTGCCAATTTTCCTCCGGTATAAAG ACTATTGCAACAATCTCTGTTGAACCACAAGGAGTAATTCAGTTAGGATCCACCGAAAAG ATTATGGAGAGGCTGGAAGTTGTGGATGAAACAAAGAGGTTGTTCCAGGAGGTGGAAAATCTTGACGGGCTTATTCCCTTGGAAAATGCTCCTTCATCGATGAACAATGAAACTAATGATCTAAATGAGTTGTTTGCTTCATTGATTTCACCTGAGAATTCCAACAATGGAGATGTTGCCTTGAATCCCGGTGATAAATGTAATGCCCACCGAGGAAATATTATTTCTGCAGTGGGTTTTCAATCTACATCATCTGATGATATTGGCGCAACTGATACAACCCCCTGGTTTAGTACTTGGTGTACTGAATCTTCAATTTTGACTTCATTCGAACCGCAGTTGGCATCTGAAATTATTCACGAGTCTTGCAGAGAGACAGTGCGGAATATTCAGATGGACTCGGCATTCACTTCATTAGCTGACTTCGAGAAACCTATTCAAGGAAGTTGTGGATATCAGATGAACAACCAACAATCTCTGCATGGATTTCCGGTGGAGTTTAACCCAGCTGATTTGAGTACAGATCTCTCTAAACTATACCAGTTGGATGATCTTTCCCAGTGGTTTGCTACTTCACCGGAACAGAACTTCAATGCAATGGCAACCGCACTGAACGGTGACTTCTCACAAGTAAAAGAAAGTACTTCAGTGTTGTCTAGTCTGGTTAAAGGTGATAACTTTGTTGATGTTCCAATTCAACATCCAGCTAACTCCATTCAAAGTTCCATTACAAATCCATTTAGCGCTGATGGACACGAGAAATCTGTGATCATTCAGAGTGTTGAAAACGGTTCATTTGATGGTTTGGGAGCGGATTTTGCATGTGGTCAAGTCGGGAAGTGTTGGGAAGATACTATAATGCCAGATGTCAATGGTGGCTACTTGGCTACTGGTACTGCTTTGACAAAATGCTTCTCAGAGTCGGAAATAACAGGTTCTATGCCTGGTCCTCGTACAGGGTTGTTCTCAAAGTTAGGACTCGAAGAGATTTTAAATGGTAAAAGTACTACTTCTAGCTCCTTAAAGTGCACTTTAGAGGACCAGTCATCCACCACAAGAAAAAGGAAATCAGAATGTTTATCTGTGAATAGCAATCAGGTTCAATTGCCAAGGCTTGCTGGCTTGGATAGGAGCACGCCTTTGGCGAATTCTTTCTACAACCTGGACAATACAGACAGACTTGCTCCAAAGAAAGACTTTATCCCAAAATCACAGGTAGGCTTATGGATTGATGATAGCTATAGCGTCAACGCTAAAAATGGGGTTCAAGATAAACAACAGAAAGCTGAGGAACACACAAAGAACACCAGGAAAAGGGCAAGGCCTGGGGAGAGTACTCGACCTAGACCTAAGGATCGCCAGCAGATTCAAGACCGTATCAAAGAGTTGAGAGGGATCATCCCTACCGGTGGCAAG TGTAGCATCGATTCTTTGTTGGACCGGACAATCAAATACATGGTCTTCTTGCAAAACGTGATGAAATACGCAGATAAGCTTAAACAGACTCATGAGCCAAAG CTGATTGGCAAGGAGAATGGAGTGGTTCTAAAAGACAATGGCACCAAATGTGGTGGTAATACATGGGCATTAGCAGTTGAGGGTCAAACAGTGGTTTGCCCTATAATAGTCGAGGACCTTGATCAGCCAGGCCAAATGCTTATCGAG ATGCTTTGTGAGGAACAAGGTTTCTTTCTTGAGATAGCAGACATAATCCGCGGCTTTGGGTTAAATATCTTGAAGGGGGTGATTGAAAGTCGTGAAGATAAGATATGGGCAAGATTTATCGTTGAG GCAACTAGGCATGTAACAAGGCTAGATGTGTTCTGGTCCCTTGTCCGGCTTCTACAACAAACAACTACGGGTGTGGTTGATCCAACTAATCGGCTAAGTAATGTAGTAGATAGTGGGGTTCCTCCTCTATTGGATAGTTGTCAGCAACAAAGCTTGCCGCCTCCGGTCAGTTTGATGTGA
- the LOC126627041 gene encoding uncharacterized protein LOC126627041 has translation MYVTAVRPTDLNRNTEWFTYPGVWTTYILMVFFSWLTVLCLFSCSPGMAWTVVHLSHFLVTYHFFHWKKGTPFADDQGIYNALTWWEQIDNGNQLTRNRKFLTVVPVVLYLIASHTTDYQNPMLIFNTLAVFVLVVAKFPNMHKVRIFGINADH, from the exons ATGTACGTAACGGCGGTGCGACCGACGGATCTGAATCGGAACACGGAGTGGTTCACGTACCCCGGAGTCTGGACCACCTACATTCTTATGGTGTTTTTCTCGTGGCTCACCGTTCTCTGCCTCTTCTCTTGCTCTCCCGGCATGGCCTGGACCGTCGTCCACCTCTCCCACTTCCTC GTTACTTATCACTTTTTTCACTGGAAGAAAGGAACACCATTTGCAGATGATCAGGGTATCTACAATGCACTGACATGGTGGGAGCAAATAGACAATGGCAACCAACTCACTCGAAACAGAAAGTTTCTAACTGTTGTGCCTGTTGTGTT GTACTTGATAGCCTCACACACGACGGACTATCAAAATCCAATGCTCATCTTTAACACGCTAGCAGTTTTTGTGTTGGTAGTTGCAAAGTTCCCAAACATGCACAAGGTTCGTATATTCGGAATCAACGCTGATCACTGA